The sequence GAAAGTCCTCGACTTCTCGGTTGATACAAATTGCTCCTTGCTCGAGTAGTAAAGGGCCGCCAGCCATCGCCGTATGAAGTGGGTCGTGGTCAAAGCTTTCGTAGCCGAGCCATTGAATCGGTGTGCCGGGTTCTGGAGCATCGATACCGGTTAGGCTCACAATCAGTCCTGCAAGTGGGATCTCAAGTTCACCTTTTGACACACTGACCACGGTATTGCCGACTATGGCCACATTGGTGGGGCCTGCAGGAGCAACCCGTCCAAAAGCCCTATTGAAGCTTCGTACATTGGCGTCTGATATTCTATTATGAGATTCTACCTTGAGTATGGGTCCATGCTCCCAGCGAAACCTTAATCCTTGAGGGCCGACCCGGCTGATGCTTGTGGCGCCAGACTGTGTCTGCATGAGTGTCGCGCGACAAAGTACCGGCGGGTTATAAATCGTTCCTTGATCCATGAGAAAGCTTACGGGATCGGTGCGAATGCTGGGTGGTTGAATGTCCGGCTCGGAATACAAAAAGAAACCACCCGACACGGCAGCCAGAGCATTTTGAGCGGCGGCAAAATCTTCAAGAGATAGGCCCGATGCGTGGGTTCGGCAATCGACGGCCCGAATACGAGACTGGGTGAGCTTGAGAACATTTACATGGATAGGCCCAAATTGAGTCAGGCCTTCGACCTTCTTCCAAGATGCTCCGTTTCCGAGATCTTGCCACGGTGTTTGGTCGATGAGAGTTTGATAATTTTGCACAAGCGATGGATCTTCAGGGCGGTGGTAGATGATGGCAGCCTGAGTATAGTAAAAGTCGACAACGGCTCGAACCCTAAGTGCTCTTGGCCCAGGCGCGTTTAGGATTTGGTGGGTGCGAATAATTAAGCCCGTTTTAAGGAGAACCGCTTCTTGAAACATCGCGGCTTGCTTCTCCAGTAATTCAATGACTGATTGGAACCGTCTCGAGAAGAGCTGTGCTTGGTCTTTGTCTATTTCCCCATCCAGAGTTGCAACAATTCGACCTGGAAGTAGATCGAGCTGCGTGGCGCAGTTCTCTTGGAGTTGCTGGAAGTTGGGCGCGCTGGGTTCCTGGGTTGCAGATGAGCCAAACGCCCTAAGAACTTGAATACACACATCGGAAAGCTGCTCCTCGTGAGCATGCCGCTTACACAGTTCTATCCAATGGTTTTGCTCTAAGGTGTCCACGCCATGGCCTCTTGGATAAATGAGAGAGATTCAAGCAGCTGGCCTGGACCTCCCAGCACAAATGCGAGTATCGCAATATAGGATATAATGTTAGCGGCCGGTAGAAAAAGAAAAGAATATAGGTAACCCACCTCTTTGATATCGGTTTGTCCTAAGTGGGTCTCATGCCAGGTAGAGGTTAGGTGGTAGGCTACAGACACACCAAGAGCCAGGTTGAGCCACGGTGTTTCAGCGGTTCCTACGATACTCAGAATTCCCATTATTAAAAAGCTAAGAGTGGGGAAGAAGTAGGGGGCAATGGTAAT is a genomic window of Deltaproteobacteria bacterium containing:
- a CDS encoding phosphodiester glycosidase family protein; the encoded protein is MDTLEQNHWIELCKRHAHEEQLSDVCIQVLRAFGSSATQEPSAPNFQQLQENCATQLDLLPGRIVATLDGEIDKDQAQLFSRRFQSVIELLEKQAAMFQEAVLLKTGLIIRTHQILNAPGPRALRVRAVVDFYYTQAAIIYHRPEDPSLVQNYQTLIDQTPWQDLGNGASWKKVEGLTQFGPIHVNVLKLTQSRIRAVDCRTHASGLSLEDFAAAQNALAAVSGGFFLYSEPDIQPPSIRTDPVSFLMDQGTIYNPPVLCRATLMQTQSGATSISRVGPQGLRFRWEHGPILKVESHNRISDANVRSFNRAFGRVAPAGPTNVAIVGNTVVSVSKGELEIPLAGLIVSLTGIDAPEPGTPIQWLGYESFDHDPLHTAMAGGPLLLEQGAICINREVEDFQESAPPVTFSQDETFDQNLLPRMAAGLNEAGVLFFAAIDGRNFHQAPGMTLKQTAEWMKALGCHRAMNLDG